A window from Pseudomonas alloputida encodes these proteins:
- a CDS encoding dihydrodipicolinate synthase family protein produces MSTPVIRGVIGYTITPFTADGTLDLDALGTSIDSLIAGGVHAIAPLGSTGEGAYLSDSEWETVVRFSQARIAGRVPSVVSVSDLTTARTVQRARLAQACGATAVMVLPISYWKLTEAEVVAHYKAVGAAIDIPIMLYNNPGTSGTDLSVELILRILGEVPNVTMVKESTGDIQRMHRLFTATDGQVAFYNGCNPLTLEALVAGATGWCTAAPNLIPALNLALWDAVQQGDLAEARALFYRQYELLEYITRRGLPTTIKAGLKMLGQDVGAPRLPLQPLDAQGSNHLKSLLVALTN; encoded by the coding sequence ATGTCTACACCTGTAATTCGCGGCGTTATCGGCTACACCATCACTCCCTTCACGGCAGACGGCACACTCGACCTGGATGCCTTGGGCACGTCCATCGATAGCCTGATTGCAGGCGGCGTGCACGCCATCGCGCCGCTGGGCAGCACCGGCGAAGGGGCTTACCTGTCCGACAGCGAATGGGAAACCGTGGTGCGCTTCAGCCAGGCACGCATTGCCGGGCGCGTACCCAGCGTGGTCAGCGTCTCCGACCTGACCACCGCCCGCACCGTGCAGCGTGCCCGCCTGGCACAGGCCTGCGGTGCTACGGCGGTGATGGTGCTGCCCATCTCTTACTGGAAGCTCACCGAAGCCGAAGTGGTCGCCCACTACAAGGCGGTCGGCGCCGCCATCGACATTCCGATCATGCTCTACAACAACCCGGGCACCAGCGGCACCGACCTGTCGGTGGAGCTGATCCTGCGTATCCTCGGCGAGGTGCCCAATGTGACCATGGTCAAGGAAAGCACCGGTGACATCCAGCGCATGCACCGCCTGTTCACGGCTACAGATGGGCAGGTGGCGTTCTACAACGGTTGCAACCCGCTGACCCTGGAAGCCTTGGTGGCCGGCGCCACGGGCTGGTGTACCGCCGCGCCCAACCTGATCCCGGCACTCAACCTGGCGCTGTGGGACGCCGTACAACAAGGCGATCTGGCCGAAGCCCGTGCGTTGTTCTACCGCCAGTACGAGCTGCTGGAGTACATCACCCGCCGTGGCCTGCCGACCACCATCAAGGCCGGCCTGAAAATGCTCGGCCAGGATGTCGGCGCCCCACGCCTGCCCCTGCAGCCGCTGGATGCGCAAGGCAGCAACCACCTGAAAAGCCTGCTGGTGGCGCTGACCAACTGA
- a CDS encoding MFS transporter, with protein sequence MPHAGPKLLTQIAAVHFVSHVHIMLIPALLPVLPGLLGVGFVELGVALAVFNIVSALVQAPLGYAVDHYGARKVLKAGLLLGSLSFVLLAASPGYAVLLVAMAMAGLANGVYHPADYALLANGIEPARLGRSFSIHTFAGFLGSAVTPAVFLGIAAALGTRAALAAGAVFGVAALLLISIPGSGVYRVARPANKQDTGPTAATGRVRLFTPMIGVLTVLFILLNLSTSAIEKFSVAALVQGQGLTLAWANAALTAFLLSSAAGVLCGGALADRTRRHGLVAALAFALAAALTALVALGLLQGWALVVVLGAIGLLTGVIAPSRDMLVKAAAPPGAEGKTFGLVSTGFNVGGAIGPVAFGWMLDQRLPNGIFVASVVFMLLTVLLTLAQEMYSARRRATEQLARAL encoded by the coding sequence ATGCCCCACGCTGGCCCCAAGCTGCTGACCCAAATTGCTGCCGTGCACTTCGTCAGCCATGTGCACATCATGCTGATCCCGGCGCTACTGCCCGTGCTGCCCGGCCTGCTGGGCGTAGGCTTCGTAGAGCTGGGCGTAGCCCTGGCGGTGTTCAACATCGTCTCCGCGCTGGTACAGGCCCCGCTGGGTTATGCCGTCGACCACTATGGCGCACGTAAAGTGCTCAAGGCCGGGCTGTTGCTGGGCAGCCTCAGTTTCGTGCTACTGGCGGCCAGCCCCGGGTATGCGGTATTGCTGGTGGCGATGGCCATGGCTGGCCTGGCCAATGGTGTGTACCACCCGGCCGACTATGCGCTGCTGGCCAACGGCATCGAGCCCGCACGCCTGGGGCGGTCGTTCTCTATACATACCTTTGCCGGTTTCCTCGGTTCGGCCGTTACCCCAGCCGTATTTCTCGGCATCGCCGCGGCGCTCGGCACGCGGGCAGCCCTGGCGGCGGGCGCCGTATTCGGGGTAGCCGCGCTACTGCTGATATCGATACCAGGCAGTGGCGTTTACCGGGTCGCCAGGCCTGCCAACAAACAAGATACAGGCCCGACCGCAGCAACAGGCCGCGTACGTTTGTTCACCCCCATGATCGGCGTGCTGACGGTGCTGTTCATCCTGCTCAACCTGAGCACCAGTGCCATCGAGAAGTTCTCCGTAGCCGCCCTGGTCCAGGGCCAAGGCCTGACACTGGCCTGGGCCAACGCCGCGCTCACCGCTTTCCTGCTGAGCAGCGCAGCCGGCGTGCTGTGCGGAGGCGCTTTGGCCGACCGTACCCGGCGCCATGGCCTGGTGGCGGCACTGGCCTTCGCGCTGGCGGCTGCGCTGACTGCACTGGTGGCGCTGGGGCTGCTGCAGGGCTGGGCATTGGTGGTCGTACTGGGTGCCATCGGCTTGCTCACCGGGGTCATCGCCCCATCACGGGACATGCTGGTCAAGGCGGCAGCGCCACCCGGGGCCGAGGGCAAAACCTTCGGCCTGGTGTCGACCGGGTTCAACGTCGGCGGTGCCATCGGGCCGGTGGCGTTCGGCTGGATGCTCGATCAGCGCCTGCCCAACGGGATTTTCGTCGCATCGGTGGTGTTCATGCTGCTGACGGTGCTGCTGACCCTGGCACAGGAGATGTATTCAGCCAGAAGGCGCGCGACTGAACAGCTGGCGCGCGCCCTGTAG
- a CDS encoding benzoate/H(+) symporter BenE family transporter gives MDAPAQSSATPLRLTDILHPVIAGLVSVIVNYGGTFILVFQAAKVAGLSPELTSSWVWAVSIGVGLSGLALSWYSREPVITAWSTPAAAFLVTALASVPYSEAIGAYLLSAAGFVVLGLSGCFERLVRVVPGGIAAGLLAGILLQFGIGAFASLSVDPSLAGLLIAAYVAFKRFTARYAVVAILLLGLGYLLLQGQVGLTTLRLEFASPVFTAPTFSLNAALSVALPLFLITLTGQYMPGMLVLRNDGFKTSANPIVAVTGMGSLLMAPFGSHAFNIAAITAAICTGKEAHENPDKRWVAGIAAGVCYILVGVFGVTLASVFMALPGTFITTLAGLALLGTIGASLASALADARSRESALITFLAAAANISLLGIGGAFWGLVIGLLAHVVLNGRLPGLRGASR, from the coding sequence ATGGACGCGCCTGCTCAAAGCTCTGCAACCCCGCTCAGGCTGACAGACATCCTTCACCCGGTGATTGCCGGACTCGTTTCGGTGATCGTCAACTACGGCGGCACGTTCATCCTGGTGTTCCAGGCGGCCAAAGTGGCCGGGCTGAGCCCGGAGCTGACGTCATCGTGGGTCTGGGCGGTGTCGATCGGCGTCGGCCTCAGCGGCCTGGCATTGTCCTGGTACAGCCGCGAGCCGGTCATCACAGCCTGGTCCACGCCAGCCGCCGCGTTCTTGGTCACCGCCCTGGCCAGCGTGCCCTACAGCGAGGCCATAGGTGCCTACCTGCTGTCGGCCGCCGGCTTCGTGGTGCTGGGGCTGAGCGGGTGCTTCGAGCGGCTGGTGCGCGTAGTGCCCGGCGGCATTGCCGCCGGCCTGCTGGCCGGCATCCTGCTGCAGTTCGGCATCGGTGCCTTTGCCAGCCTGTCGGTCGACCCCAGCCTCGCCGGGTTGCTGATTGCAGCGTATGTGGCTTTCAAACGCTTCACCGCCCGTTACGCCGTGGTCGCCATACTGCTGCTGGGCCTGGGGTACCTGTTGCTGCAGGGGCAAGTAGGCCTGACCACGTTGCGGCTGGAATTTGCCTCCCCGGTTTTCACAGCGCCCACCTTCTCCCTGAACGCGGCCCTCAGCGTGGCCCTGCCCTTGTTCCTGATCACCCTCACCGGCCAGTACATGCCCGGCATGCTGGTGCTGCGCAACGATGGATTCAAGACCAGCGCCAACCCGATTGTCGCCGTCACCGGCATGGGCTCGTTGCTGATGGCGCCCTTCGGTTCACACGCGTTCAACATCGCGGCCATCACCGCGGCCATCTGCACCGGCAAGGAAGCCCATGAAAACCCGGACAAGCGCTGGGTGGCGGGTATCGCCGCCGGTGTCTGTTACATCCTCGTCGGGGTGTTCGGGGTCACGCTGGCGAGTGTCTTCATGGCCCTGCCGGGCACCTTTATCACCACCCTGGCGGGCCTTGCCCTGCTGGGCACCATCGGCGCCAGCCTGGCCAGCGCCCTGGCCGATGCCCGTTCACGCGAGTCAGCACTGATCACCTTCCTGGCGGCGGCGGCCAACATCAGCCTGTTGGGTATTGGCGGGGCTTTCTGGGGCCTGGTCATTGGTCTGCTGGCCCACGTTGTCCTGAACGGTCGCCTGCCCGGTTTGCGCGGCGCCTCCCGCTAA
- a CDS encoding aldolase, with product MTTTMHTPKDQLVKLAQQQMLTALTDNTYTVRQKLALTCRILFDGGHDSGLAGQITARAQEPGTYYTQQLGLGFDEIAASNLLVVDEDLTVLQGHGMANPANRFHSWLYRARPDVNCIIHTHPLHSAALSMLEVPLAISHMDLCPLFDDCAFLKEWPGVPVGNEEGEIIANAIGDKRAILLSHHGLLIAGRSIEEACVLALLFERAAKMQLLAMGAGDIRPIPEALGKEAHDWISTPKRHGAAFSYYARRALRAHGDCLG from the coding sequence ATGACGACCACCATGCACACCCCCAAGGACCAGCTTGTCAAACTCGCCCAGCAACAGATGCTGACGGCGCTGACCGACAACACCTACACCGTGCGACAAAAACTCGCCCTCACCTGCCGTATCCTGTTCGACGGCGGCCACGACTCTGGCCTGGCCGGGCAGATCACTGCGCGTGCGCAGGAGCCTGGCACCTACTACACCCAACAACTGGGGCTTGGCTTCGACGAAATCGCCGCTTCCAACCTGCTGGTGGTGGACGAAGACCTGACGGTGCTGCAAGGCCATGGCATGGCCAACCCGGCCAACCGCTTCCACAGCTGGCTGTACCGCGCCCGCCCCGACGTCAACTGCATCATCCACACCCACCCGCTGCACAGCGCCGCCTTGTCGATGCTGGAAGTTCCGCTGGCCATCTCGCACATGGACCTGTGCCCCCTGTTCGACGACTGTGCATTCCTCAAGGAATGGCCCGGTGTACCGGTGGGCAACGAAGAAGGCGAAATCATCGCGAACGCGATTGGCGACAAGCGCGCAATCCTGCTTTCCCATCATGGCCTGCTGATCGCTGGGCGTTCGATCGAGGAAGCCTGCGTGCTCGCTCTGCTGTTCGAGCGCGCAGCAAAGATGCAACTGCTGGCCATGGGCGCCGGTGACATCCGCCCCATCCCCGAAGCACTGGGCAAAGAGGCCCACGACTGGATTTCCACCCCCAAACGTCACGGTGCTGCCTTCAGCTACTACGCGCGCCGTGCCTTGCGTGCCCATGGCGACTGCCTGGGCTGA